A window from Peromyscus eremicus chromosome 5, PerEre_H2_v1, whole genome shotgun sequence encodes these proteins:
- the LOC131910446 gene encoding olfactory receptor 2B2-like, with product MSLVNESISEEFILLGFSDRPWLELPLFVVFLVSYILTIFGNTMIILVSRLDAKLHTPMYFFLTNLSLLDLCYTTSTVPQMLINICSTRKVISYGGCVAQLFIFLALGCTECFLLGVMSFDRFLAICRPLHYSVIMHHRRCLQLAAACWISGFSNSVLQSTWTLQMPRCGHKKVDHFLCEIPALLKLSCVDTTAIEAEQFFISVVFLLIPVTLILISYTLIVQAVLRIRSAEGRRKAFGTCGSHLIVVVLFYGTAIYMYLQPPSPTSKDRGKMVSLFYGIITPMLNPLIYTLRNKEVKGAFKRLITRVFLVTK from the coding sequence ATGAGTCTGGTGAATGAGAGCATCTCAGAGGAATTCATTCTCTTAGGGTTTTCAGATCGGCCATGGCTGGAGCTGCCACTCTTTGTGGTGTTTctagtgtcctacatcttgaccatCTTTGGGAATACGATGATCATTCTTGTGTCCCGCCTGGATGCCAAactccacacccccatgtacttttTCCTCACTAACCTGTCCCTGCTGGACCTGTGCTACACCACAAGCACAGTCCCACAGATGCTCATCAACATATGTAGCACCCGGAAGGTCATCAGCTATGGTGGCTGTGTGGCCCAGCTTTTCATTTTCCTGGCCTTGGGTTGCACTGAATGTTTTCTCCTGGGTGTCATGTCCTTTGACAGGTTTCTAGCCATCTGTAGGCCTCTCCATTACTCAGTCATCATGCACCACAGGCGCTGCCTCCAGTTGGCAGCTGCTTGTTGGATCAGTGGCTTCAGCAACTCAGTATTGCAGTCTACGTGGACTCTTCAGATGCCCCGGTGTGGTCACAAGAAAGTGGATCATTTCCTCTGTGAGATCCCTGCCCTACTCAAATTGTCCTGTGTGGATACAACAGCAATTGAGGCTGAACAATTTTTTATAAGTGTTGTCTTCCTTTTAATACCTGTGACTCTCATCCTTATCTCATATACTCTTATTGTCCAAGCAGTGTTGAGAATAAGGTCAGCTGAAGGTCGGCGAAAGGCGTTTGGGACATGTGGCTCCCACCTAATTGTGGTGGTACTTTTTTATGGTACTGCCATCTACATGTACCTGCAGCCTCCATCCCCTACCTCCAAGGACCGGGGAAAGATGGTGTCCCTCTTTTATGGGATCATCACACCCATGCTGAACCCCCTCATCTACACCCTTAGGAACAAGGAGGTAAAGGGAGCGTTTAAGAGGTTGATAACAAGGGTCTTTTTGGTCACAAAATAA
- the LOC131910447 gene encoding putative olfactory receptor 2W6 codes for MWSQMMEKDNRSSFEGFILVGFSDRPRLELILFVVVLSFYLLTLLGNVTIILLSALDSRLHTPMYFFLANLSFLDMCFTTGSIPQMLYNLWGPDKTISYVGCAIQLYFVLALGGVECVLLAVMAYDRYAAVCKPLHYTVIMHPRLCGQLASVAWLSGFGNSLIMAPQTLMLPRCGHRRVEHFLCEMPALIGMACVDTMALEALAFALAIFIILAPLILILISYGYIARAVLRIKSAAGRKKAFNTCSSHLIVVSLFYGTIIYMYLQPANTYSQDQGKFLTLFYTIVTPSVNPLIYTLRNKDVKEAIKKVLGKGSTEV; via the coding sequence ATGTGGTCGCAGATGATGGAAAAGGACAACAGGAGCTCTTTTGAAGGCTTCATCCTGGTGGGCTTCTCGGACCGTCCTCGCCTAGAGCTGATCCTCTTCGTGGTAGTTCTCTCCTTTTATCTGCTAACTCTTCTTGGCAACGTGACCATCATCTTGCTTTCAGCCCTGGATTCCCGGCTGCATACACCCATGTACTTCTTTCTGGCCAACCTCTCATTCCTGGACATGTGTTTCACCACGGGCTCCATCCCACAGATGCTCTATAACCTCTGGGGTCCAGACAAGACCATCAGCTATGTGGGTTGCGCCATCCAGCTGTACTTTGTGTTAGCCTTGGGAGGGGTAGAGTGTGTTCTCCTGGCTGTCATGGCATATGACCGCTATGCTGCTGTCTGCAAGCCTCTGCACTACACCGTCATCATGCACCCTCGCCTCTGCGGGCAGCTGGCTTCTGTGGCATGGTTGAGTGGCTTTGGCAATTCTCTCATAATGGCTCCCCAGACATTGATGTTGCCCCGCTGTGGGCACAGACGGGTGGAACACTTTCTCTGTGAGATGCCAGCGCTGATTGGCATGGCCTGTGTGGACACTATGGCCCTGGAGGCACTGGCTTTTGCCTTGGCGATTTTTATCATCCTGGCACCACTTATCCTCATCCTTATCTCCTATGGCTACATTGCCAGAGCAGTGCTTAGGATCAAGTCAGCGGCTGGGCGAAAGAAAGCCTTCAACACCTGCAGCTCCCACTTAATTGTTGTTTCCCTCTTCTACGGCACCATCATATACATGTACCTCCAGCCGGCCAACACTTACTCCCAAGACCAGGGCAAGTTCCTCACTCTTTTCTACACCATTGTCACACCTAGTGTTAACCCCCTGATCTATACTCTGAGAAACAAAGATGTCAAGGAGGCTATAAAGAAAGTGCTAGGGAAGGGGAGCACAGAAGTATAA